A section of the Pseudomonas sp. FP453 genome encodes:
- the antA gene encoding anthranilate 1,2-dioxygenase large subunit, whose amino-acid sequence MSGARSVEQWKTFIEGCLDFRPADEVFRIARDMFTEPQLFDLEMELIFEKNWIYACHESELANNHDFVTMRAGRQPMIITRDGEGQLNALINACQHRGTTLTRVGKGNQSTFTCPFHAWCYKSDGRLVKVKAPGEYPEGFDKATRGLKKARIDSYKGFVFISLDVNGTDRLEDFLGDAKVFFDMMVAQSASGELEVLPGKSAYTYDGNWKLQNENGLDGYHVSTVHYNYVATVQHRQQVNTENGTGSGSTLDYSKLGAGDANTDDGWFAFNNGHSVLFSDMPNPSVRSGYATIMPRLVAEHGQQKAEWMMHRLRNLNIYPSLFFLDQISSQLRIIRPVAWNKTEIISQCLGVKGESDADRENRIRQFEDFFNVSGMGTPDDLVEFREAQRGFQGRLERWSDISRGSHRWETGPTPNSEAIGIQPAMTGTEFTHEGLYVNQHRNWQRFLLNGLDKQALTLREVE is encoded by the coding sequence ATGAGTGGTGCAAGAAGCGTCGAGCAGTGGAAAACGTTTATCGAAGGTTGCCTGGATTTTCGCCCGGCCGATGAGGTGTTCCGCATCGCCCGCGACATGTTCACCGAGCCGCAGCTGTTCGACCTGGAGATGGAACTGATCTTCGAGAAAAACTGGATCTACGCCTGCCACGAAAGCGAACTCGCCAACAACCACGACTTCGTGACGATGCGCGCCGGACGCCAGCCGATGATCATCACCCGCGACGGCGAGGGCCAGCTGAATGCGCTGATCAACGCCTGCCAGCATCGCGGCACCACGTTGACGCGGGTTGGCAAGGGCAACCAGTCGACCTTTACCTGCCCGTTCCACGCCTGGTGCTACAAGAGCGATGGCCGGCTGGTAAAGGTCAAGGCGCCGGGGGAATACCCGGAAGGTTTCGACAAGGCGACGCGCGGCCTGAAAAAAGCCCGTATCGACAGCTACAAGGGTTTTGTATTCATCAGCCTCGATGTGAATGGCACCGACCGCCTGGAAGACTTCCTCGGCGACGCCAAGGTGTTCTTCGACATGATGGTCGCCCAGTCCGCCAGCGGTGAGCTGGAAGTGCTGCCGGGCAAGTCCGCCTACACCTACGACGGCAACTGGAAGCTGCAAAACGAAAACGGCCTGGACGGTTATCACGTCAGCACCGTGCACTACAACTACGTGGCCACGGTGCAGCATCGCCAGCAGGTGAATACGGAAAACGGCACCGGCTCCGGCAGCACGCTGGACTACAGCAAACTCGGCGCCGGCGATGCGAATACCGATGACGGCTGGTTTGCCTTCAACAACGGCCACAGCGTGCTGTTCAGCGACATGCCCAACCCGAGCGTGCGCTCCGGCTACGCCACCATCATGCCGCGTCTCGTCGCGGAACACGGCCAGCAAAAAGCCGAGTGGATGATGCACCGCCTGCGCAACCTGAACATCTACCCGAGCCTGTTCTTTCTCGACCAGATCAGCTCGCAACTGCGCATCATCCGCCCGGTGGCGTGGAACAAGACCGAGATCATCAGCCAATGCCTGGGGGTCAAGGGCGAGTCCGATGCCGATCGCGAAAACCGCATCCGCCAGTTTGAAGATTTCTTCAACGTCTCCGGCATGGGCACGCCGGACGACCTCGTGGAGTTCCGCGAAGCCCAGCGCGGCTTCCAGGGCCGGCTGGAACGCTGGAGCGATATCTCCCGCGGCAGCCACCGCTGGGAGACCGGGCCCACGCCCAACAGCGAAGCCATTGGCATCCAACCGGCGATGACCGGCACCGAATTCACCCACGAAGGCCTGTACGTGAACCAGCACCGCAACTGGCAACGCTTCCTCCTCAATGGCCTCGACAAACAAGCGCTGACACTGCGGGAGGTGGAATGA
- a CDS encoding helix-turn-helix domain-containing protein, which yields MSSQTIQRFDLEGARSWMSGICGPHRLTTATPERLRFHHSANVLKSRATTLGVIEYGTDVTIDIEDAEHFSSYSLSLPLEGEQELSKNGERLSSNRDQGVIISPNEHQVLAISGDCRKLQVVITRAAMSESLEGLLQRPIDTPLRFESVMDAVEGASASWWRMARYFIAELECSSELYEQAAFTRDLESSLIKGLILAQPNNYSEELRDVLGVKLPHYLIRARQFIHDNAREAVHLEDLEAAAGVSRFKLFDAFRKYFALSPMVYLKKYRLSAVRQEILELGATRTISEIALGWGFTHLGRFSAEYRKLFDESPSQTLQRKRLRGT from the coding sequence ATGAGCAGCCAAACGATTCAACGTTTCGACCTGGAGGGCGCCCGCAGCTGGATGTCCGGTATCTGCGGGCCCCATCGCCTGACCACCGCCACACCCGAGCGCTTGCGCTTCCACCACAGCGCCAATGTGCTCAAGTCCCGCGCCACCACCTTGGGCGTGATCGAATATGGCACCGACGTGACCATCGACATTGAAGACGCCGAGCACTTCAGCAGCTACAGCCTGAGCCTGCCGCTGGAAGGCGAGCAGGAACTGAGCAAGAACGGCGAGCGCCTGAGTTCCAACCGTGACCAAGGCGTGATCATCTCGCCCAACGAACACCAGGTGCTGGCGATTTCCGGCGACTGCCGCAAGTTGCAGGTGGTGATCACGCGGGCGGCGATGAGTGAGTCCCTGGAGGGTTTGCTGCAACGCCCGATTGACACGCCGCTGCGCTTTGAATCGGTGATGGATGCGGTGGAAGGCGCGTCGGCGTCGTGGTGGCGCATGGCGCGCTACTTTATTGCCGAGTTGGAATGCAGCAGCGAACTGTATGAACAGGCGGCGTTTACCCGCGACCTGGAAAGCTCGCTGATCAAGGGCTTGATCCTCGCGCAGCCGAACAACTATTCAGAGGAACTGCGCGATGTGCTGGGGGTGAAACTGCCGCACTACCTGATCCGGGCGCGGCAGTTTATCCACGACAACGCCCGCGAAGCGGTGCACCTGGAAGACCTGGAAGCTGCGGCTGGGGTGTCGCGGTTCAAGTTGTTTGATGCGTTTCGCAAGTATTTTGCCTTGTCGCCCATGGTCTATTTGAAGAAGTACCGGTTGAGTGCGGTGCGCCAGGAGATTCTTGAGCTTGGTGCGACGCGGACCATTTCCGAGATTGCCTTGGGGTGGGGGTTTACGCACTTGGGGCGGTTCTCGGCGGAGTACCGCAAGTTGTTTGACGAGTCCCCCAGCCAGACGCTGCAACGCAAGCGCTTGCGCGGTACCTGA
- a CDS encoding Lrp/AsnC family transcriptional regulator has protein sequence MILDATDLRLLHFLQQDGRISNQELAEKVALSPSACLRRLRLLESEGVISGYRAVLNAEQLGIELEAIVHLSLRQDVEDWHETFIKKVQGWPEVASAYVITGASNYVLRVQARNLKHFSDFIVNHLNRTAGVMDIRSEIVLQKIKDRDEVLDLVIRK, from the coding sequence ATGATTCTCGACGCCACCGACCTGCGCCTCCTGCATTTCCTGCAACAGGATGGGCGTATCAGCAACCAGGAACTGGCAGAGAAAGTCGCGCTGTCACCGTCCGCGTGCCTGCGCCGCTTGCGCCTGCTGGAAAGCGAAGGCGTGATCAGTGGCTACCGCGCCGTGCTGAATGCCGAGCAGTTGGGCATCGAGTTGGAGGCCATCGTGCACCTGTCCCTGCGCCAGGATGTGGAGGATTGGCATGAGACGTTTATCAAGAAGGTGCAAGGCTGGCCGGAAGTGGCCAGTGCCTATGTGATCACCGGCGCGAGCAACTATGTGCTGCGGGTGCAGGCGCGCAACCTCAAGCACTTTTCGGACTTCATCGTGAACCACCTGAACCGCACGGCGGGGGTGATGGATATCCGTTCGGAGATTGTGTTGCAGAAGATCAAGGATCGGGATGAGGTGTTGGACCTGGTCATCCGCAAATAG
- the kynU gene encoding kynureninase, with product MTTRSHCQTLDDQDLLAPLRQQFALPDGVIYLDGNSLGARPVAALARAQQVISEEWGNGLIRSWNSAGWAELSQRLGNRLAPLIGARDGEVVITDTTSINLFKVLSAALTVQRQRQPQRKVIVSEASNFPTDLYIAEGLAELLQQGYSLRLVNSPDELPHAIDADVAVVMLTHVNYKTGYMYDMQALTALSHECGALSIWDLAHSAGAVPIDLHQAEADYAIGCTYKYLNGGPGSQAFVWVNPALVDLVRQPLSGWFGHTRQFAMESTYAPSAGIARYLCGTQPITSLAMVECGLEIFAQTDMASLRTKSLALTDLFIALVEARCAAHGLALITPREHAKRGSHVSFEHPEGYAVIQALIARGVIGDYREPRIMRFGFTPLYTSFTEVFDAVEILGEILDNNTWNQPQFKVRNSVT from the coding sequence ATGACCACCCGAAGCCATTGCCAAACCCTCGACGATCAAGACCTGCTGGCGCCGCTGCGCCAGCAGTTCGCCTTGCCCGACGGCGTCATCTACCTCGACGGCAACTCCCTCGGCGCCCGCCCGGTAGCGGCGCTGGCGCGGGCGCAACAGGTGATCAGCGAGGAGTGGGGCAATGGCTTGATCCGCAGCTGGAACAGCGCCGGCTGGGCGGAGTTGTCCCAGCGCCTGGGCAATCGCCTGGCCCCGCTGATCGGTGCGCGCGATGGCGAAGTGGTGATCACCGATACCACCTCGATCAACCTGTTCAAGGTGCTCAGCGCCGCGTTGACGGTACAGCGCCAGCGCCAACCGCAGCGCAAGGTGATCGTCAGCGAAGCGAGCAACTTTCCCACCGACTTGTACATCGCCGAAGGCCTGGCCGAGCTGCTGCAACAGGGTTATTCCCTGCGGCTGGTCAACAGCCCGGACGAGTTGCCGCACGCCATCGACGCCGACGTGGCGGTGGTGATGCTCACCCACGTCAACTACAAGACCGGCTACATGTACGACATGCAGGCGCTGACCGCGTTGAGCCACGAATGCGGTGCGCTGAGTATCTGGGACTTGGCGCATTCGGCGGGCGCGGTGCCCATCGACCTGCACCAGGCCGAGGCGGATTACGCGATTGGTTGCACCTACAAATACCTCAATGGCGGCCCCGGCTCCCAGGCGTTTGTGTGGGTCAACCCGGCGCTGGTGGACCTGGTGCGCCAGCCGTTGTCGGGCTGGTTTGGGCACACGCGCCAGTTCGCCATGGAGTCGACCTATGCGCCGAGCGCCGGGATTGCCCGTTACCTGTGCGGCACCCAGCCGATCACCTCGCTGGCCATGGTGGAATGCGGCCTGGAGATTTTTGCGCAGACCGATATGGCCAGCTTGCGCACAAAGTCCCTGGCGTTGACCGACTTGTTTATCGCGTTGGTCGAAGCGCGTTGCGCCGCCCATGGCCTGGCGCTGATCACCCCGCGTGAACACGCCAAGCGCGGCAGTCATGTGAGTTTTGAACATCCCGAAGGGTACGCGGTGATCCAGGCGCTGATCGCCCGGGGCGTGATCGGTGACTACCGCGAGCCGCGCATCATGCGGTTTGGGTTTACGCCGTTGTACACCAGCTTTACCGAGGTATTCGATGCCGTGGAAATCCTCGGTGAAATCCTCGACAACAACACCTGGAACCAGCCGCAATTCAAAGTCCGCAACAGCGTGACCTGA
- a CDS encoding muconate cycloisomerase family protein, whose protein sequence is MPICAIESIETIIVDLPTIRPHKLAMHTLQNQTLVIIRLRCADGLEGIGEATTIGGLSYGNESPDSIKVNIDRHFAPLLIGQDASNINAAMLRLERSIRGNTFAKSGIESALLDALGKRLNLPVSELLGGRVRDALPVAWTLASGNTEKDIAEAEKMLDLRRHRIFKLKIGAGEVSQDLAHVIAIKKALGDRASVRVDVNQAWDEAVALRACKVLGDNGIDLIEQPISRNNRGGMARLNLSSPAPIMADESIECVEDAFNLAREGAASVFALKIAKNGGPRAVLRTAAIAEAAGIGLYGGTMLEGGIGTLASAHAFLTLNKLAWDTELFGPLLLTEDILAEPLVYRDFHLHVSTAPGLGLAIDEERLAFFRRDTH, encoded by the coding sequence ATGCCGATTTGCGCCATCGAGTCGATCGAGACGATTATTGTCGATCTGCCTACCATCCGCCCGCACAAGCTGGCGATGCACACCCTGCAAAACCAGACGCTGGTGATCATCCGCCTGCGCTGCGCCGATGGCCTCGAAGGCATCGGCGAAGCCACCACCATCGGCGGCTTGAGCTATGGCAACGAAAGCCCGGACAGCATCAAGGTCAACATCGACCGCCACTTCGCCCCGCTGTTGATCGGCCAGGATGCGAGCAATATCAACGCCGCCATGTTGCGCCTGGAGCGCAGCATCCGAGGCAACACCTTTGCCAAGTCCGGCATTGAAAGCGCCTTGCTCGACGCCTTGGGCAAACGCCTGAACCTGCCGGTCAGCGAACTGCTCGGCGGCCGTGTGCGCGATGCGCTGCCGGTGGCCTGGACGCTGGCCAGCGGTAACACCGAAAAGGACATCGCCGAGGCTGAGAAGATGCTCGACTTGCGCCGTCACCGCATCTTCAAACTGAAGATCGGTGCTGGTGAAGTCAGCCAGGATCTGGCCCATGTGATCGCGATCAAAAAAGCCCTGGGCGACCGCGCCAGTGTGCGCGTGGACGTCAATCAGGCCTGGGATGAAGCCGTCGCCCTGCGCGCTTGCAAGGTGTTGGGCGACAACGGTATTGACCTGATCGAGCAGCCGATTTCGCGCAACAACCGGGGCGGCATGGCCCGGCTCAACCTGTCCAGCCCGGCGCCGATCATGGCGGATGAGTCCATCGAGTGCGTGGAAGACGCTTTCAACCTGGCCCGCGAAGGCGCGGCCTCGGTGTTCGCCCTCAAGATCGCCAAGAACGGCGGCCCGCGCGCCGTGTTGCGCACCGCCGCGATTGCCGAAGCGGCCGGCATCGGCCTGTACGGCGGCACCATGCTCGAAGGCGGCATCGGCACCCTGGCCTCGGCCCATGCGTTCCTGACGTTGAACAAACTGGCGTGGGACACCGAGCTGTTCGGCCCGCTGCTGCTGACCGAAGACATCCTCGCCGAGCCGCTGGTGTATCGCGATTTCCACTTGCATGTCTCCACTGCCCCGGGCCTGGGCCTGGCCATTGATGAAGAGCGCCTGGCGTTCTTCCGTCGTGACACACACTAA
- the catA gene encoding catechol 1,2-dioxygenase yields MSIRISQTAHAQRFLEEVSGNLNDGGNPRTKALIYRILRDTVNIIEDLEVTPEEFWTAVNYLNELGKHQEAGLLAAGLGLEHYLDLLMDAADEEAGKSGGTPRTIEGPLYVAGAPLSKFEARLDDGTDAAAPLFMRGQVRDTDGKPLAGAIVDVWQANSGGTYSWFDPSQSAFNLRRRIETDAQGNYRFRSIVPSGYGCPPTGPTQQLLDQLGRHGQRPAHIHFFISAPGHRHLTTQINLSDDPYLHDDFAYATRDELIAEIRFSDDQQLAREFGVEGRFAQIDFDFELQSSAAPVEQKRMQRVRALED; encoded by the coding sequence ATGTCCATCCGAATTTCCCAGACTGCCCATGCCCAACGGTTTCTCGAAGAAGTCAGCGGCAACCTCAACGACGGCGGCAACCCACGCACCAAGGCGCTGATCTACCGAATCCTGCGGGACACGGTGAATATCATCGAAGACCTGGAAGTGACCCCGGAAGAGTTCTGGACGGCGGTCAACTACCTCAACGAATTGGGCAAGCACCAGGAAGCCGGTCTGCTCGCCGCCGGATTGGGCCTGGAGCACTACCTGGACTTGCTGATGGACGCCGCCGACGAAGAAGCCGGCAAATCCGGCGGCACGCCGCGCACCATCGAAGGCCCGCTGTACGTGGCCGGCGCGCCGCTCTCCAAGTTCGAGGCGCGGCTGGACGATGGCACCGACGCGGCGGCGCCGCTGTTTATGCGCGGCCAGGTGCGCGACACCGACGGCAAGCCGTTGGCCGGGGCGATTGTCGATGTGTGGCAGGCCAATTCGGGTGGGACTTACTCGTGGTTTGACCCTTCCCAGTCCGCGTTCAACCTGCGCCGCCGCATCGAGACCGATGCCCAGGGCAACTACCGGTTCCGCAGCATTGTGCCGTCGGGCTACGGTTGCCCGCCGACCGGGCCGACCCAGCAGTTGCTCGATCAACTGGGCCGCCACGGGCAGCGGCCGGCGCATATTCACTTCTTTATCTCGGCGCCGGGCCATCGGCACCTGACCACGCAGATCAACCTGTCGGATGATCCGTACCTGCATGATGACTTTGCCTATGCGACGCGGGATGAGTTGATTGCCGAGATTCGTTTCAGTGACGATCAGCAACTGGCGCGGGAGTTTGGGGTAGAAGGGCGGTTTGCGCAGATTGATTTTGACTTTGAGTTGCAGTCGTCGGCTGCGCCGGTAGAGCAAAAGCGCATGCAGCGCGTGCGTGCCCTGGAAGACTGA
- the antB gene encoding anthranilate 1,2-dioxygenase small subunit translates to MNAALQYQIEQFFYRKSELCDAQDWDAYVQLFDPHSEFHLPQWDSEHVYTRDPKREMSLIYYANRSGLEDRVFRLRTGKAASATPMPRTLHLINNVRIAEQADGTLQVKLNWHTLFYRLATSEQFYGHATYSLKPHGGSWLITRKHALLLNDTINSVLDFYHL, encoded by the coding sequence ATGAATGCCGCATTGCAGTACCAGATCGAGCAGTTCTTCTACCGCAAGTCCGAGCTGTGCGACGCCCAGGACTGGGACGCCTACGTGCAACTGTTCGACCCCCACAGTGAATTCCATCTGCCGCAGTGGGACTCGGAACACGTCTACACCCGCGACCCCAAGCGCGAGATGTCGCTGATCTACTACGCCAACCGCTCGGGCCTGGAAGACCGCGTGTTCCGCCTGCGCACCGGCAAGGCCGCGTCGGCGACACCGATGCCGCGCACCTTGCACCTGATCAACAACGTGCGCATTGCCGAACAGGCCGACGGCACGCTGCAAGTGAAGTTGAACTGGCACACGCTGTTTTATCGCCTGGCCACCTCGGAGCAGTTCTACGGCCATGCCACTTATAGCCTCAAGCCCCATGGCGGCAGTTGGTTGATCACGCGCAAGCATGCGTTGTTGCTCAACGACACGATCAATTCGGTGCTGGATTTCTATCACCTCTAG
- a CDS encoding LysR family transcriptional regulator, which translates to MELRHLRYFQVLGETLNFTRAAERLHIAQPPLSRQIQQLEEELGVILLERGRPLRLTEAGRFFYEHANVLLEQLHKVCDNTRRIGQGEKTWLGIGFAPSTLYGVLPELIRRLRNHEALELELGLSEMTTLQQVEALKAGRIDVGFGRIRIDDPAIVQRVLVEDRLVAVLPAGHPLLAAPATLAQLAAEPFVLYPGNPRPSYADHVIALFDAHGLSLQVAQWTNELQTAIGLVGAGMGVTLVPASVQVLHRADIGYTPVVEATATSPIILSRRVNDQSLGLRHCLQLVEELI; encoded by the coding sequence ATGGAACTGCGTCACCTGCGCTATTTCCAGGTGCTGGGCGAAACCCTCAACTTCACCCGCGCCGCCGAACGCCTGCACATCGCCCAACCGCCGCTGAGCCGGCAGATCCAGCAATTGGAAGAGGAACTGGGCGTGATCCTGCTGGAGCGCGGCCGCCCGCTGCGGCTGACCGAGGCCGGGCGGTTTTTCTATGAACACGCCAATGTGTTGCTGGAGCAACTGCACAAGGTGTGCGACAACACCCGCCGCATTGGCCAGGGCGAGAAGACCTGGCTGGGCATCGGTTTCGCACCCTCGACGCTGTACGGCGTGCTGCCGGAGTTGATCCGCCGCCTGCGCAACCACGAGGCGCTGGAGCTGGAGCTGGGGCTGTCGGAGATGACCACCTTGCAGCAGGTCGAAGCACTCAAGGCCGGGCGCATCGATGTGGGCTTCGGGCGGATTCGCATCGACGACCCGGCCATCGTCCAGCGCGTGTTGGTGGAAGACCGCCTGGTGGCTGTGCTCCCCGCCGGTCACCCGTTGCTCGCCGCGCCCGCCACGCTGGCGCAGTTGGCCGCCGAGCCGTTTGTGCTCTACCCCGGCAACCCGCGCCCCAGCTATGCCGACCACGTGATTGCCTTGTTTGACGCCCATGGCTTGAGCCTCCAGGTGGCGCAGTGGACCAACGAGTTGCAGACCGCCATCGGCCTGGTCGGCGCCGGGATGGGCGTGACGCTGGTGCCGGCGTCGGTGCAGGTGCTGCACCGGGCGGATATTGGCTATACGCCGGTGGTGGAGGCCACGGCGACGTCGCCGATTATCCTCAGCCGACGGGTGAATGATCAGTCGCTGGGGCTGAGGCATTGTTTGCAGTTGGTAGAGGAGCTGATCTGA
- the antC gene encoding anthranilate 1,2-dioxygenase electron transfer component AntC, with protein sequence MNHKVAFSFADGKTLFFPVGSHEILLDAALRNGIKIPLDCREGVCGTCQGRCESGDYSQDYVDEEALSSLDLQQRKMLSCQTRVQSDATFYFDFDSSLCNAPGPVQVRGTVSAVEQVSASTAILHVQLDQALDFLPGQYARIAVPGTDSWRSYSFANRPGTQLQFLVRLLPDGVMSNYLRERCQVGDELVMEAPLGAFYLRHVTKPLVLVAGGTGLSALLGMLDELAANGCDQPVHLYYGVRGAEDLCEGPRIQAYAEKIPGFRYTEVLSAPAPQWLGKRGYLTDHFDLAELRDSSADMYLCGPPPMVESIQQWLADQALVGVQLYYEKFTQSNI encoded by the coding sequence ATGAATCACAAAGTGGCGTTCAGTTTTGCCGACGGCAAGACCCTGTTCTTTCCCGTGGGCAGCCATGAAATCCTGCTGGATGCGGCATTGCGCAATGGCATCAAGATCCCCCTGGATTGCCGCGAAGGCGTGTGCGGCACCTGCCAGGGCCGCTGCGAATCCGGCGATTACAGCCAGGACTATGTGGACGAAGAAGCCTTGTCCAGCCTCGACCTGCAACAGCGCAAGATGCTCAGTTGCCAGACGCGGGTGCAGTCCGACGCGACCTTCTACTTCGACTTCGATTCGAGCCTGTGCAACGCGCCGGGGCCGGTGCAGGTACGCGGGACGGTGAGCGCGGTGGAGCAGGTCTCGGCCAGCACGGCGATCCTGCACGTGCAGCTGGACCAGGCGCTGGATTTCCTGCCCGGCCAATATGCGCGTATTGCGGTGCCGGGCACGGACAGTTGGCGCTCGTACTCGTTTGCCAACCGGCCGGGCACCCAGCTGCAATTTCTAGTGCGCCTGCTGCCCGACGGGGTGATGAGCAACTATTTGCGCGAGCGTTGCCAAGTGGGCGATGAACTGGTGATGGAAGCGCCGCTGGGGGCCTTTTACCTGCGCCACGTGACCAAGCCGCTGGTGCTGGTGGCCGGCGGCACCGGGTTGTCGGCCTTGCTCGGCATGCTGGATGAGCTGGCCGCCAACGGTTGCGACCAACCGGTGCATCTGTATTACGGCGTACGCGGTGCCGAGGACTTGTGCGAAGGGCCGCGCATCCAGGCCTATGCCGAAAAAATCCCGGGGTTTCGCTACACCGAGGTCCTCAGCGCGCCCGCGCCGCAATGGCTCGGCAAACGCGGCTACCTCACCGACCATTTCGACCTGGCCGAATTGCGGGACAGTTCGGCCGATATGTACCTGTGCGGCCCCCCGCCAATGGTCGAATCCATCCAACAATGGCTGGCGGATCAGGCACTTGTTGGCGTTCAGTTGTATTACGAAAAGTTTACGCAGAGTAATATCTGA
- a CDS encoding amino acid permease: MADDMVNPVGLKRGLKNRHIQLIALGGAIGTGLFLGSAGVLKSAGPSMILGYAIAGFIAFLIMRQLGEMIVEEPVAGSFSHFAHKYWGGYAGFLAGWNYWVLYVLVGMAELTAVGKYIQFWWPEIPTWVSALVFFVAVNLINTLNVKFFGEAEFWFAIIKVVAIVGMIVLGCYLLFSGTGGPQASISNLWSHGGFFPNGGMGLLMSMAFIMFSFGGLELVGITAAEASEPRKVIPKAINQVVYRILIFYVGALTVLLSLYPWDQLLQTLGASGDAYSGSPFVQIFSLIGNDTAAHILNFVVLTAALSVYNSGVYCNSRMLFGLAEQGDAPKALMKLNKQGVPLRALAISALVTMLCVVVNYVAPHSALELLFALVVASLMINWALISLTHIKFRKAMGEQGVTPSFKTFWFPFSNYLCLAFMVVIISVMLAIPGIRNSVFAMPVWVGIIFIAYRLRVRNTKVAVTQ; the protein is encoded by the coding sequence ATGGCGGATGACATGGTTAACCCGGTAGGCCTCAAGCGAGGCCTGAAGAACCGGCACATTCAGCTGATCGCCTTGGGAGGGGCGATTGGCACGGGGTTGTTCCTCGGCTCGGCCGGGGTGCTCAAGTCGGCGGGCCCGTCGATGATCCTCGGCTACGCAATCGCGGGATTCATCGCGTTTTTGATCATGCGCCAGCTCGGCGAGATGATTGTCGAAGAACCGGTCGCCGGCTCCTTCAGCCACTTCGCCCACAAATACTGGGGCGGTTACGCAGGCTTCCTCGCGGGCTGGAACTACTGGGTGCTCTACGTCCTGGTGGGCATGGCCGAACTGACGGCGGTGGGCAAGTACATCCAGTTCTGGTGGCCGGAGATTCCGACCTGGGTCAGTGCGCTGGTGTTTTTTGTCGCGGTGAACCTGATAAACACCCTGAACGTGAAGTTCTTTGGTGAAGCCGAGTTCTGGTTCGCGATCATCAAGGTGGTGGCGATTGTCGGCATGATCGTGCTCGGCTGCTACCTGCTGTTCAGCGGCACCGGCGGCCCGCAGGCGTCCATCAGCAACCTGTGGAGCCACGGCGGGTTCTTCCCGAACGGCGGCATGGGGCTGTTGATGTCGATGGCGTTCATCATGTTCTCGTTTGGTGGCCTGGAACTGGTGGGCATCACTGCCGCCGAGGCCAGCGAGCCACGCAAGGTGATCCCGAAAGCGATCAACCAGGTGGTGTACCGGATCCTGATTTTCTACGTCGGCGCCCTCACCGTGCTGCTGTCGCTGTACCCATGGGACCAACTGCTGCAAACCCTCGGCGCGTCGGGCGATGCCTACAGCGGCAGCCCGTTTGTGCAGATCTTCTCGCTGATCGGCAATGACACCGCAGCGCACATCCTCAACTTCGTGGTGCTGACCGCGGCGTTGTCGGTGTACAACAGCGGCGTGTACTGCAACAGCCGCATGCTGTTCGGCCTGGCCGAGCAAGGCGATGCGCCGAAAGCGCTGATGAAGCTGAACAAACAAGGCGTACCGCTGCGCGCCCTGGCGATTTCGGCCCTGGTGACGATGCTGTGCGTGGTGGTCAACTACGTGGCACCCCACAGTGCGCTGGAGTTGTTGTTTGCGCTGGTGGTTGCCTCGCTGATGATCAACTGGGCACTGATCAGCCTCACCCACATCAAGTTCCGCAAGGCCATGGGCGAGCAAGGCGTGACGCCGTCGTTCAAGACCTTCTGGTTCCCGTTCAGCAACTACCTGTGCCTGGCGTTCATGGTGGTGATCATCAGCGTGATGCTGGCGATTCCGGGGATTCGCAATTCGGTGTTTGCGATGCCGGTGTGGGTGGGGATTATCTTCATTGCCTATCGGTTGCGGGTGCGCAACACGAAAGTAGCAGTGACCCAGTAA